In Dehalogenimonas etheniformans, one genomic interval encodes:
- the ilvD gene encoding dihydroxy-acid dehydratase → MRSDSIKKGAERAPHRALLRSLGVSPADFNKPFIGVVNSFTEIVPGHQHLRAIAEAVKSGIRQAGGVPFEFNTIAICDGLAMNHTGMKYSLASRELIADTVEVMAQAHAFDGLVFIPNCDKVIPGMLMAAVRLNIPAVFVSGGPMLAGHLPIDGKTKAVDLNSVFEAVGQFVKGDLTPEKLEEIEGAACPGCGSCSGLFTANTMNCLTEALGMGLPGNGTIPAVDARRSALARKAGETIMRVVSEDLKPRDIITPKAIHNAFVVDVALGGSSNSVLHLEAIAHEAGIEFPLVKINEISDKTPCLCRIRPAGEHHIEDLDKAGGIPAVMRELSSLLRLDARSVYAGLIGDVVKSAAHADGTVIRHVNDPVTPKGGIAILFGNLAPEGSVVKRSAVAPEMMVHTGPARIFNSEEEATLGIMDNRIKEGDVVVIRYEGPRGGPGMREMLTPTSILAGMGLDKSVALITDGRFSGATRGASIGHVAPEAALGGPIAALNEGDIIDIDIPNHVLSVRLADNEIRHRMEKVPDFQPKIKTGYLKRYAQQVSSASRGAVFET, encoded by the coding sequence CGTCGTCAACAGCTTTACTGAAATTGTCCCGGGACATCAACACCTCCGCGCCATCGCCGAGGCTGTGAAATCCGGTATCAGACAGGCAGGCGGCGTGCCATTTGAGTTCAACACAATCGCCATATGCGACGGCCTGGCGATGAACCACACCGGGATGAAGTATTCGTTGGCTTCCCGCGAACTCATCGCGGATACGGTTGAGGTCATGGCCCAGGCTCACGCCTTCGACGGCCTGGTGTTCATCCCTAACTGCGATAAGGTCATCCCCGGCATGCTCATGGCAGCCGTCCGATTGAACATTCCTGCAGTATTCGTAAGCGGCGGCCCAATGCTGGCCGGGCATCTGCCGATCGACGGTAAAACGAAAGCTGTCGACCTGAATTCGGTCTTCGAAGCGGTTGGTCAATTCGTCAAAGGTGACCTGACTCCGGAAAAACTCGAAGAGATCGAGGGTGCCGCCTGCCCCGGCTGCGGGTCCTGCTCGGGTTTGTTCACCGCCAATACCATGAACTGCCTGACAGAGGCTTTAGGGATGGGTCTGCCTGGCAACGGCACCATCCCGGCGGTCGATGCCAGACGCAGCGCACTTGCTCGAAAAGCGGGCGAGACCATCATGCGGGTGGTGTCTGAGGATTTGAAACCTCGAGATATCATTACGCCTAAAGCAATCCATAACGCCTTCGTTGTCGATGTGGCTCTTGGAGGCAGTTCCAATTCGGTTCTTCACCTTGAAGCCATCGCTCACGAAGCGGGCATTGAGTTCCCACTTGTAAAGATTAATGAGATCAGCGACAAGACACCCTGCCTGTGCCGCATTCGGCCTGCCGGTGAACATCATATCGAGGATCTCGATAAAGCCGGTGGCATCCCGGCGGTAATGCGGGAGCTTTCGTCACTTCTCAGATTAGATGCCAGAAGCGTTTACGCTGGGCTCATCGGAGACGTAGTTAAATCGGCGGCTCATGCCGATGGAACGGTCATCCGCCATGTGAACGATCCGGTTACTCCTAAGGGCGGCATCGCTATTTTATTCGGCAACCTAGCGCCGGAGGGTTCCGTGGTCAAGCGTTCTGCGGTCGCTCCGGAAATGATGGTTCACACAGGGCCGGCTCGTATTTTCAATTCCGAAGAAGAAGCCACACTGGGCATCATGGATAACAGGATCAAAGAGGGGGATGTTGTCGTCATTCGCTACGAGGGGCCCCGTGGAGGCCCAGGTATGCGGGAAATGCTGACCCCGACATCGATTCTGGCCGGCATGGGTCTCGATAAGTCCGTAGCCCTTATCACCGACGGCCGGTTCTCGGGAGCAACCCGCGGAGCCTCCATCGGTCACGTCGCGCCGGAAGCAGCACTGGGCGGTCCGATAGCGGCATTGAACGAGGGCGATATCATTGACATAGATATTCCAAATCACGTCTTGAGCGTCCGTCTCGCGGATAATGAAATCCGCCACCGGATGGAAAAAGTTCCGGATTTCCAGCCAAAGATAAAGACAGGCTATTTAAAACGCTATGCCCAGCAGGTTTCTTCAGCCAGCCGCGGCGCGGTTTTTGAGACCTAG